Part of the Leptodactylus fuscus isolate aLepFus1 chromosome 6, aLepFus1.hap2, whole genome shotgun sequence genome, GCTTGTATTACAAAGAGCAACTGACAACTGGCATGTCAGGGAGTATTTACAATGGGTGCTGGGAAGATTCAGCCCTGGTAGGTAGCCAGCCAGGGCAAGTGTATTTCCACTCACATCCATGGCTATTGCTTCAATACTTTCATAGAATACTTCAAAGAGAAATCCGTCCAGAAAGGACCTGCTAACAAGTCACCGATAGAAGTTCACAATGTGCAGCTATGAGCTCTGACCACCACTGATGTCATTGAgagctcccacaatgcattgcagcAAACCTTTAGAAATGAGTTGCGCCCTGAGCTCATCAATGTGATCCGATGCCATGTCCTTCACCTGATGGTTTATGGTCAGTCATTTATAGACCACAGATTGCCTTGAAGGACCATCATGCGACATGATCACATACACTGCCATTTACAAGCATGGCCCCTACTGGGAGCTCCTTTAATTGTGAAAGTTTTCCACCAAGGAACTGAACTTTATATCTCCAGATCTTGAGCCATCATCTTCGGAACCGTAAACTAAGTCACTATCCAGTCTAATGTAATAATATTACAGACTTTCTTTCAAAATCAGCACTAACCTTGCCCAAGAGGGTTCACCAAAGCCATACCAAAGGCAATGGATGAATCAGTATGATGCcggttttggaagaaagcagccccaGCTTcctaattaaagggagtctgtaaccAGAGTTCACCATATGAAACCAACAGCACAATTACACgtattagggtcaccagaatccaatGTTTTTGTCCACTACAAATCCAGTGCCAGAAAGTGATGCTCAAGTCTCATCTGTCCCTGTATTCTGGTTTGCACCGTGGATTGCATCATGTGCGCATGTCCAGTAGCCTGCTCTAGCCTGGCGAGTTCATCTGAACAGTTCTGCACATGCCTTAGGTGCCATCCATTTCGCCCTAGCCCTGTTAATCAAGTGAGTGGGAACAAAGCAAATGACAGCACAGAGAGGCATAGCAGTCTGGTGCACTAGAGACGCCCTCGGTGCTCcattctgctcatttgcatatttacattTCTAAGCCGATCATAGCAATGAAGGTCTGGATTTGTAAGGGACAAAAGCCATTACATTCAGGTGACCGTAATCTATGTAACTGTGCTGATGGCTTCATATTGTCAACCCCGGTATCAGACTTCCTTTAAGACAAAGAGGCAAAAGTTACATTAAGAAGACATCAAGGCCACAGAACCAGATTCTCTTCTTTTTGGATAAACatttattaagggggcattcacactacgtatactgaagcttattctgaacgtaaaacacgttcagaataagcggcgtacaaagcagctccattcatttctatgggagccggcatactagtgctccccatagaaatgaatgggatgcttctttcactacgagcagtcccattgaagtgaatgggaagtgccggcgtgtacgctccggcatgagcagagcttgccgtatacgccggcacttcccattcacttcaatgggagtgctcgcagtgaaagaagcagcccattcatttctatggggagcgctcgcatgccggctcccatagaaatgaatgggaagtgttcgtcagccctgctgtaacgccggcgtgtacggctgtgatacacgctggcattacgtagtgtgaatgccccctaaaggggtattcccataacccttgttcaccaacctgcaggctctgtgctctcttcacttcctggttttctgggcacattggtgggtggggtttcacttgatATGTGAGGGATTGAtgtaatgaattaccacagtatgaagctgatgtggaaactgatgtagagagctggatttgagtcaggttgcattacatacagaggtaatggactccctatctcagcccttatcagccaaattcaattaaaccggctgataagtggaagagctgaagatagacagctcaGAAATGctgaagctctcacctccccctcccctatctgaggagctccattacttgtcagacatacacagctcagagctgctgccaagcactcagcccctccctccccccctgagagcaggcagctaggtcACTGAGGGACTAAGCCCcatggccatagaaacagagtgtaaacaatgaagtgaataaattaagatagcggccaaacaaagcagttttcagaaagcagtgtatttaggaaaagtcttaaatccacataatctagcagtatagataggatgcttttcatgggacaaccctttaaagaagTTTCATATAAAGTGTTGTCTATCCAGTGCTGACAAGTGTTACAAACCTAATGTTAAGAGAAGAACTAATCTAGTTAGAAGAAATGACTGCCTCCATGTGTGTATAGTATACGCTGCTGAATGGGCGCTCACATCCCAATGGGCATTTCTTCTCTAACTACCACGTgtcttacatgatggagctcttGCATCTAGCAGCAGCCCTCACACTGGAATGTACTAGACATCAGCATATTATTCGACTATCCATAGGTCCAGGCTACCCGTTACCTGAAATCTAGGCAGATGCAGTCTTTGCTCCCCATATTCCTAGCTGATAACCTAGAaagaaaaaaactaggaaaaataaACAATATCCCAAAGTCTCCTCATTAGTCATCTTCGCCATCATGATACCACTTGTGTTTCACATAAGTCCCTTTATTTACAAACGTCTTGCCACATTTCCGGCATTTGTACGGCTTTTTCTTCTGGAGCGTTTCGTCATTGGCCACCTTGCATCTGTTGCCGCTTAATCTAGAGAAACAAAAAGACAAAATAGCAACTATAAACAACATCCGAAAACTCAAGTGTCGTCTACAAGATACAGAATTATTTTAGTCCACATCATGATCCTACTTGTGTCTCTCCAAGGCCGCCTTCTTTATgaacgtcttcccacatttctggCATTTGTTTTGCTTCTTCCTTTCGTGGTCCTTCTCGTGTCTGGCCAGCTCGCATCTTTTGTCGAACCGTCTTTCACATTTACTGCACTGAAAAGCTTTTCCTTCTAAGTGTCTCCTCTGGTGGAGGAGTAAACTGCTTTTATAGCCAAACTTTGCCCCACAGTCGTCGCAGTGGAAGGGTTTTTCTCTGGTGTGTGCCCTCTGGTGTATGACGAACTGAGACTTGTAATCGTACTCGATGCCACAGATGGTGCAGGCGAAGCGCTTCATGGCATGGTTCTCTGCCCGGTGTTTAATGAGCTCTGGTTTAGAGCTGAACACTTCCTCGCAGTCCTCACACTTCTCCACATGGGTCGCTTTGTGCGCCTCCAGAGCCTCTATGTCTGGGAAAGACTCTTCACACTGGTCACACTTATGAGTAATTTGGGGTTCCTCAACAGAAGCCGATATCTCGGGGCTCTCACTAGATTCTTCCCCTTTGTCATGGGCCTCCTCATCCTCCACCTCACTCTCTGGTTCCCATTCTGAGGACActggttcttcttctttttcaTCTGGGGAATCCTCcaggtcttcctcctcctcctctttcaccTCAGTGATTTGTACACTCTCCTCAGACAATTTGTactgtgctgcagaatatgttggcgctatataaataaaatttattattattattagtgattAGATCTGACAATTACAAAAACAGAGCAAAGTCTTATACTCGTCTGAAGCTTTATTAGCCCCCAGCTATAGGATGACACGGCTCTATCCTACCACCTACGTGTGCATTATGGGGATATACAGCCGGCATTGTACAATAATAAGCCTACAAAGAAAAAGCCTGCCAAAAACAACATAACCTAATACCAAAAAAAATAGGGAGCGACACTCACAGTAAGCATAAAGTATAACAAATATCAAAGTTTATTGGGATAtagtacactcagtggccaaaagtcatgggaaggcgtGTCCCAGTGCTGGCTCTAGACCCCATTTCCACTAGGACGGTACGCTGAGAACTGCACCACATGGGTGAGATTGTAGCGTATGTCCCATGAAGCTAtgaatcctgcatgccaacagggatgtGTCCAGACAGGAGGTGACCCCGTCATGGTCTGGGGCGTGTTCACATGGtcacaattgggccccattgtctgggtgcagggaacaatgaccggtgctcgatacgtgcaacttatggcagactaactgcacccctttctggtgttggagttccctgatggggatgcatGGAATACAAAATCCATGGATTCTAGTACACAGTACAAAAGTATTAACCTATCTCAAATAGTCTATCATCCCAGTACTAGGTACATCCCACATTTTCAttattgtgtatatatgtatatttaactAGATGAGACAATATACCACAATGGTTATAGGTAACTGGATATGTCATGAGACAAAAAGATCATAGATGACATAATGTGGACAATAACAACAACAGAAACAAAGATGGCACATAAATATGTATTAGCACATACCCATTTTAAGGTGTCTGTATGAATGGCCGCTGCCCCTTGACACCACCCCAATGCCAGAAGGCATTGTACAGTGGAAATAAAAATACCACCAAAGTCGACATTACAATTCACACATCTGTGCATGAAGCGATTTCTTACCTGAATTCCATTGTTCCGGGACTTGCCATGTTTGGTTCATTGGGACATTATCTGTAACTATGTCCTCATAGTCTTCCTTGTGCTGGTCTATATAGCGCCATTCATCCATTGTAAAGTAGACCGCCATATCACCACACTTTACTGGAAACTGAAAAACAAGCACGTATATAATAGTCGGCCACAGAGCAGATGACATTACACTTTCCTTCTTTTAGATATATTGGTCACGGTCAACTCAATAATAGTTTACTATGCGCTTCCCCTTTATATACAGGCATGTCTGAATTCTCtggtatataatcctaggaggaGACAATATGGCTACTCACCTCACCAGTCATCTGGTGTACAGCTTTATGAATTCTTGTTCACAGTGACCCATTCCTGTAAATCATGGAAAGCAGCACATGACAAAAACACCATACTatactaatattagaaatgtgaaagtttggatgtttgtgtgtttggatgtttgttagtcaatcacacaaaaacggctgaacggatttgaatgaaacccggcacatagatagattgtaacctcgattaaaacataggctactttttatcccggtaaatgacatggcttcgcgacggttataaatttatgttcatatactatattacactgctcttatctcaccttctgagaaagccaaattgtacagcgctgcggaatatgttggcgctatataaataaaatttattaattattattattaaaaccagggctgttatctctctatgtaaacacacgctaacccttagTGTACCTGCATttgtatattatatgatctgctccaggcagtgcagacaaactgacatggtcaaacacctttaatccaaattggcagtttgtcaatttaaacatgtcgggaaaaagaaaatctaatttgtcgcaaacaacgagagctatgaaggaagccagaagtcacagagttgtcCTCAAGCGGACCTGacgggggatcatcgacgccaacaacacatgcattatatgcccttgcagcgagctgctgaggtgccggaacaattactggcacggtgcgaagaacaacttcagtgccagaccAGCTTGAGacttgccaaaacgccggagcatgtggaccatcaacaccaacaacatgctcattatatggagtcgcAGCAagttgccggaacaatcacgggcacagcgcaaggaacgcgttcagcgacaagccagcttgacagctgttgaaacaccggagcaggtggatcatcaacaccaacaacacgctcattatatggcgccccagtgagctgctgagatgccggaacaatcacaggcacggtgcgaggaacaagttcagcagcaggacagcttaagacctgccaaaacgccggagcaggcaaactaacgtcggcagcaatttgctgaatatacgcggatcatccactccaacaacccgcaaatgagtgcgggcagaagctagttcaGAATATATTAAAGAGGAAATATTGTTGTTAGACATCATGTTACAGAAGTAAATCACAGTAGGTCAGTCACCACCCAAACTGATTATAGAGAGAAATgttaaaatctaacttttattgGGTAATCAATATAAAAACTGTTCACTACCAATGGATGTCCATTCTCAACAAAATATATACGCTACACACATGGTGTGGGCACCTGAGGGGGTTtgttaatgtgtgtgtgtatatatatatatatatatatatatatatatatatatatgggatggTGCTACTATTGACATATCATAGCACCCCGGCCCTTCAAAAAATGTGTGAGACCAGCGTGGTAGGAACAGTCCAGCGATTCAAATCACTACGTGTGCACACACTTACTCTAGATATGCCAACCCCACAGTCCTCAGGGGCTAAATGGTGTGGACACAAGAAATAAATGGCAGTAAAAGCTCAAGAACTAGATAACCATGTCTGAGGCTAGTTCAATAGGGATTCATGACAAAATGGCCATATTAGATGATCTAATGGCTCTTAGCATTAACTCTACGCGTTCCCCTTGTTAAATATGGGTTATGTACGGGAGTTGATTATGCTAAAGTTGCCCCTAAGAGAAAAATACTGACGATCTCgatcatgaaaaaaaaacaaatctgcaGTTAAACTGCAATTCCCGGTGGCTGTGGTGGTGAGCCCCGGGACTGTCGATGCAAGACCAGTCTTCCTACCACACTGGTCTCACATTTTTAAATATTAGAGGGGCCCTATTTTTTGGTGAAAGGCGAGTTTGTATTTCTTTGGGGAATTTTTTGAAGGGATGAGGTGCTATGATATATCAATAGTAATACCATcccatagagatatatatatatatatatatatatatatatatatatatatatagtatatatttatacacacacacacattaacaATCCCACTCAGGTGCCCACACCATGTGTATATCGTATATATTTTGTTGAGAATGGATGTCCATTGGTATTGAAGTTTTTATATTGATTACCCAATAAAAGTTAGTTTCTcctggtcatcttgggacgcatactgtattttgaatggtctctgactcctcccccaccccctcatttctactgtgatgtgtatacatttccagtctatttgacggtatatgcattgcttcacgttcatgttttttaggttttcaactcttgtgttgtattgtattttacaaaaatcctttcaataaaaattacagtttaaaaaaaaaaaaaaaaaaaaaagttagtttcTCCTATTTAACTATACACCATTAATCTGTGATCTATCATGTTAAACAGAAGGTTTAACAGTTTTCTAACACACACACATTACTGCTGCATGGACATCCAGTCATAGAGGCCTAGGGTAAACGGCTGGTCAGGGCAAGCTACACTGAGATCCATATATATTTGTGACTGGTAGGGGTGTTCAACTTTCCAGATCCCCAATGACAATCTTTTAGTGGGATCTGTCCGAGATCACAATTAGATATGGCTGGAGGACTGGGTATCATCAggactagagaagagcgaacagcacgcacccatagaaatgaatggaagcacctgtgacgccggcaaagtcagtgtcacaggtgcttccattcatttctatgggtgcgtgctgttcggatcggctgatccaaacagtgttcgctcatctctactagaaacCATACAAATTAGGCCTCCAGAAAACTTCATAGATGTCCTGCTAACAACTGGTTATGTCTTTTAAAGGGCTGCATggaaataaagaataaataatgCTCTCTGCAAGCCTCTGGGGAGGCGCCAttttcaatgccagtcttcaGATCTTCCTTGCCTGTGGATTCGGATGATCTGCAATAAGGAACAGGCCTTGTTATAATTTAGGCACATTCTTTTGGCCTACTTTCTGTTCATAGCTGGTGCAGAAAACAGGTATAAATACTGATGAATCTGGCTTGTATTATTGCACCGTCCACAGCGTATCCTCACCTTGGCCTCTTTTAAGAAAAGTGGTGACTAGGACCACTGGGACGTTCACTAAACACAAGAACGGGGTCCAGAGCTCCTATTCCTCTTCAATGAACAACTGCAGTCAGGAGGACTGGAGTAGCGGTTAAGCATTAATGGTACTGATACATTAAAAGCCTATGTGGCTGATGGGGACAGTCCTATAGACATTAAATTCAGCGCCCCTCACCCCCATGTATTCCTAAGGCTGCCACTCCTCACTGTATGACCGCTCATACAGTTTTAATGAACAGTTGAGGACCCGGTGGTGACATCCACCCAACCTCAACATTTATTATAGGAACATCCCTTTGAAAAAAATGACTCTTGTCTCCAGTGGCAGGTGGATCCAAGTGTGATTTTTCTCTCAAAGTTTCAGAAGTAGAGCTCACCTCTTCATTTATCAGGGAAATGATCTCCAGGGCTTGGTTTAAGATCCTGGCCGTCTTGAGGTCCTTACTTTTATTCACTTTAAAGACGCTGGCCACATACTGTAACATTGAGAACTATGGGGGAGAACACAAAGCAGAAGGTAAGGAAAGGGTATCAAGCATCAGTCAGACATTAATAACCACTCAAGTGTCTACAAGTCAGCTGATAAGAAAAGCTTTCCAAAATCTTTGATAGTAGAAAATGTCCCGGGATATTTTTCAAAGAAGAGAACAGACAATAAGACTACACACTGTTTTACAACACAAACCACAAGGCTTCAGTGCTGAGAGGTGTCTCAAGGACTCTGCTGCTTTGGGCCAGTGCTTACTGGAGCCTCCTGGAAATACTAGCAAGGTCCATAGGGACAACCTATTCCTTACCAGATGTGAGACTGAAAGCCAACAACAAGGGACACTGGATGGAAAACACCTTACTCAGGAAATGAACAATAtaatgggtttctttttttttttgttggcatCTCCAAACCTACAGAAATCTCAGTTAATGGCAAACATACCAGTTccatctctgtatctctgtcttcAAAGCCATCCTTTG contains:
- the LOC142210345 gene encoding uncharacterized protein LOC142210345 isoform X2, which produces MPKCIVKGCLHYSGWKYSTPGVTLHMFPKDLNTIKKWLQQTNQDYGDLDLFAQGILRGKTGVSRICSAHFTPDCYTLVGSQKVLVEGAIPTIFPERDKPSKRMETVSSPVLQNIYLPINMWMNNVSVVSNVAPWGANQIVIPTITMNPNNNVVANDFGVTISRSATECKQEERPNELGNPPTTFNKCPYPSPYTYAGLSGTMQHKQSNTNTGPGFSDLSTRKINRGVQWPEYENNMEGESWKVMHDHLYETPYRSKYESFNQCSLKTEYTSKDGFEDRDTEMELFSMLQYVASVFKVNKSKDLKTARILNQALEIISLINEEFPVKCGDMAVYFTMDEWRYIDQHKEDYEDIVTDNVPMNQTWQVPEQWNSAPTYSAAQYKLSEESVQITEVKEEEEEDLEDSPDEKEEEPVSSEWEPESEVEDEEAHDKGEESSESPEISASVEEPQITHKCDQCEESFPDIEALEAHKATHVEKCEDCEEVFSSKPELIKHRAENHAMKRFACTICGIEYDYKSQFVIHQRAHTREKPFHCDDCGAKFGYKSSLLLHQRRHLEGKAFQCSKCERRFDKRCELARHEKDHERKKQNKCQKCGKTFIKKAALERHKLSGNRCKVANDETLQKKKPYKCRKCGKTFVNKGTYVKHKWYHDGEDD